In Myotis daubentonii chromosome 16, mMyoDau2.1, whole genome shotgun sequence, one DNA window encodes the following:
- the LOC132219334 gene encoding uncharacterized protein LOC132219334 has translation MALWARVWMRRGTGAGATGTHGQQRTENALGCQGMRQLDPQENAPRFSVSPTSRCSERCGQNAWIFSDPPSPPSFFIIFKERRLRAGLGAGAGGEVRGSSEARGGSREALALCDVQGTGTRMRAFPAAALTRTSANPCLARASGVERRPVNQEVTVQFLDPESGACPMSAATRAMQLRARPASVPATCGVWERGAEAEVRGCGTALRVGAGAGAGPHPKETPGIKPEASSPKTRVRAPRRGCGIGGLEQLHVTPVWGAARRRWQYRPAGGVSGSACSARGSHSRA, from the exons ATGGCGCTCTGGGCCCGGGTGTGGATGCGCCGGGGAACAGGGGCAGGCGCCACCGGGACCCACGGACAGCAGAGGACAGAGAATGCGCTGGGGTGTCAGGGGATGAGACAGCTGGACCCACAGGAAAATGCACCCCGTTTCTCCGTGTCTCCGACATCCAGGTGTTCCGAACGGTGCGGGCAAAACGCCTGGATTTTCTCGGATCCCCCGTCCCCGCCCAGTTTCTTCATCATCTTCAAGGAGAGGCGACTGAGAGCAGGTTTGGGAGCCGGAGCGGGCGGAGAAGTGCGAG GGTCCTCCGAAGCGAGAGGGGGGAGCCGAGAGGCCCTTGCCCTCTGCGATGTGCAGGGCACCGGCACCAGGATGCGCGCGTTCCCCGCGGCTGCCCTAACCAGAACCAGCGCTAATCCATGCCTGGCCCGGgcctcaggggttgagcgtcgacctgtgaaccaggaggttacggttcaattcctg gacccaGAGTCAGGAGCATGTCCAATGTCAGCGGCCACCAGAGCAATGCAACTCAGAGCGAGACCCGCCTCCGTTCCTGCCACCTGCGGGGTTTGGGAACGAGGGGCCGAGGCCGAGGTCCGGGGCTGCGGGACGGCCCTCCGCGTGGgagcgggcgcgggcgcgg GGCCTCACCCCAAGGAAACACCCGGGATCAAGCCCGAAGCCTCATCTCCAAAGACTCGCGTGCGAGCACCGCGGCGTGGCTGTGGCATCGGAGGCCTGGAGCAGCTCCACGTCACACCGGTGTGGGGAGCCGCGCGGCGGCGGTGGCAGTACCGTCCAGCGGGCGGCGTGTCAGGCAGCGCGTGCAGTGCGCGCGGATCACACTCCCGGGCCTGA